Proteins from a genomic interval of Rhodothermus marinus:
- the menC gene encoding o-succinylbenzoate synthase → MPERTWRLFRFSVPLAMPLPSGASVRRGWLVQVQGSGAVGWGEVAPLPGFSRETPEAAFQALQALLPRLTSVPETSTFAEWAETVAPLLADAPASVRWGLELALASWQAARAGKRLDTWLASDPLPVVSINALVSTDWRERPACLAAIRTAGYRTVKVKVSGRPPDEAARCVRRLRDVLGREMTLRVDANRAWTLREALAFAEAVADLEIAYVEEPLRDPEKLREFVQRSPLPVALDETLAEQPERPLSYWEGVTAVVLKPAQLGGLLHAWRRAEEARALGMTVVWSAAFETGVGTRGLLALAAASRSTAAAGLDPYRWLADDVLHPRLAWQPEMSVREALAGPWHPNLTVLETIDVVA, encoded by the coding sequence ATGCCCGAACGCACCTGGCGCCTGTTTCGCTTCAGCGTGCCGCTGGCGATGCCGCTGCCGTCCGGTGCGTCGGTGCGCCGGGGCTGGCTGGTGCAGGTGCAGGGAAGCGGGGCGGTCGGCTGGGGCGAGGTGGCGCCGCTGCCGGGCTTCAGCCGCGAGACGCCGGAAGCAGCCTTTCAGGCGCTGCAGGCATTGCTTCCACGTCTGACTTCCGTACCGGAAACGTCCACGTTTGCAGAATGGGCCGAAACCGTGGCGCCGCTGCTGGCCGACGCGCCGGCTTCGGTGCGGTGGGGCCTGGAGCTGGCGCTTGCCAGCTGGCAGGCCGCCCGCGCGGGAAAACGACTGGACACCTGGCTGGCGTCCGATCCGTTGCCTGTGGTCTCAATCAACGCACTGGTGTCGACGGACTGGCGTGAGCGTCCCGCGTGCCTGGCGGCGATTCGGACGGCCGGATACCGGACGGTCAAAGTCAAGGTAAGCGGCCGCCCCCCGGACGAAGCGGCGCGGTGCGTGCGGCGGCTCCGGGACGTGCTGGGCCGAGAAATGACGCTGCGGGTGGACGCAAACCGGGCCTGGACGCTGCGCGAAGCGCTGGCGTTCGCCGAAGCGGTGGCCGATCTGGAGATTGCCTACGTCGAGGAGCCGCTGCGTGACCCGGAGAAGCTCCGGGAATTTGTGCAGCGGAGTCCGCTGCCGGTGGCGCTCGACGAGACGCTGGCCGAGCAGCCGGAGCGGCCCCTGAGCTACTGGGAAGGGGTGACCGCTGTGGTGCTGAAGCCGGCGCAGCTGGGGGGACTGCTACACGCCTGGCGCCGTGCGGAGGAGGCGCGTGCGCTGGGGATGACGGTGGTCTGGAGCGCGGCTTTCGAGACCGGCGTCGGCACGCGCGGGTTGCTGGCACTGGCGGCCGCTTCTCGGAGCACGGCGGCGGCCGGACTGGATCCTTATCGCTGGCTGGCCGACGACGTGCTGCATCCCCGACTGGCATGGCAGCCGGAAATGTCGGTGCGCGAAGCGTTAGCCGGTCCCTGGCATCCCAACCTGACCGTACTGGAGACGATCGATGTCGTCGCGTGA
- a CDS encoding MBL fold metallo-hydrolase translates to MNRRTFLQQTLAAALLPLVSPRVFRLQEDPFRLLRRNVGIFTGRGGTIGWLATADALIVVDAQFPETATQCWEGLHARTERMIDALINTHHHRDHTAGNIALKPHARQIIAHRNVPELQRRAAEQQGTLDQQAYADRTFDTSLTLEAGDERVHIVYYGPAHTGGDAIIHFEKANIVHVGDLVFNRMPCFIDLPGGATTEGWIAALERLHATYDNETQFIFGHGNPKYGVVGGRADLLVMRDFLEGLRRYVEAGIRAGKTADELAVDRLPDFPEHYVESWPQGIPNAIRAVYQELSGS, encoded by the coding sequence ATGAATCGCCGCACGTTTCTACAGCAGACGCTGGCCGCCGCGCTCCTGCCGCTTGTTTCGCCCCGGGTTTTTCGCCTCCAGGAAGATCCGTTTCGCCTGCTTCGCCGCAACGTGGGCATTTTCACCGGACGCGGCGGCACGATCGGCTGGCTGGCCACGGCCGATGCGCTCATCGTGGTCGATGCCCAGTTTCCCGAGACGGCCACGCAGTGCTGGGAAGGGCTGCACGCCCGCACCGAGCGCATGATCGACGCGCTGATCAACACGCACCACCACCGGGATCACACGGCCGGCAACATCGCGCTGAAGCCCCATGCACGCCAGATCATCGCCCATCGAAACGTGCCGGAGCTGCAGCGCCGCGCCGCCGAGCAGCAGGGCACGCTCGACCAGCAGGCCTACGCCGACCGGACGTTCGACACATCGCTCACGCTCGAAGCCGGCGACGAGCGCGTGCACATTGTCTATTACGGCCCGGCCCACACCGGCGGCGACGCCATCATCCATTTTGAAAAGGCCAACATCGTACACGTGGGCGACCTGGTCTTCAACCGGATGCCCTGCTTCATCGACCTGCCGGGTGGTGCCACCACCGAGGGCTGGATCGCCGCGCTGGAGCGCCTGCATGCCACCTATGACAACGAGACGCAATTCATCTTCGGCCACGGTAATCCGAAGTACGGCGTGGTGGGCGGCCGCGCCGACCTGCTGGTGATGCGCGACTTTCTGGAGGGATTGCGGCGCTACGTCGAAGCCGGGATCAGGGCCGGAAAGACGGCCGATGAGCTGGCCGTGGATCGGCTGCCGGACTTCCCGGAGCATTACGTCGAGAGCTGGCCGCAGGGCATTCCGAACGCCATCCGGGCCGTCTATCAGGAGCTGAGCGGCTCGTAG
- a CDS encoding (2Fe-2S)-binding protein: protein MARFELLVNGTRHTVDVPPDMPLLWVLRDVLGLTGTKFGCGKALCGACTVHLSGTPVRSCVLPVSAVVGQPITTIEGLDPEGNHPLQRAWRELNVPQCGYCQAGQLMTAAALLRQNPNPTDEDIIAAMGGNLCRCGTYHRIRRAIHRAAELMRQEGTQ, encoded by the coding sequence ATGGCACGCTTTGAACTGCTGGTCAACGGAACCCGTCACACGGTCGACGTGCCGCCGGACATGCCGCTGCTCTGGGTGCTGCGGGATGTGCTGGGGCTCACGGGCACCAAGTTCGGCTGCGGCAAGGCGCTCTGTGGCGCCTGCACGGTGCATCTGAGCGGCACGCCGGTGCGCTCGTGTGTGCTGCCGGTCTCGGCCGTGGTCGGGCAGCCCATTACGACGATCGAAGGGCTGGATCCGGAAGGGAATCACCCGCTGCAGCGGGCCTGGCGCGAGCTGAACGTGCCGCAATGCGGCTATTGCCAGGCCGGTCAGCTCATGACGGCCGCCGCGCTGCTGCGGCAGAACCCGAATCCCACCGACGAAGACATCATCGCCGCCATGGGCGGCAATCTGTGCCGTTGCGGCACCTATCATCGGATCCGTCGGGCGATTCATCGGGCCGCGGAACTCATGCGGCAGGAGGGTACGCAATGA
- a CDS encoding 1,4-dihydroxy-2-naphthoate polyprenyltransferase, translating to MKEAVPEKQEGKRIMPDGFGSTASVPALPRWRIWVLAARPKTLAAAVAPVLMGTAMAWADGGFHLPSALFALIGALLIQIGTNFANDYADYLKGADTATRKGPLRVTAAGLVTPEAMRRATALTFALAVVAGLYLIWRGGWPVLAIGLLSILFGILYTSGRYALAYLGLGELFVLIFFGPVAVGGTYYVQTLTITQEVLLMGLAPGLISTGILLVNNVRDIEEDRQAGKRTPVVRFGRAFGVGLYACCLLGALLLPVVWYLFTYRHGGAMAVLALLPASVRAIRTLALERDGAVLNALLAATGRLLLLYSLLFSIGWILT from the coding sequence GTGAAGGAGGCCGTCCCCGAAAAGCAGGAAGGCAAACGCATCATGCCGGACGGATTCGGTTCGACGGCCTCGGTGCCGGCGCTGCCGCGCTGGCGCATCTGGGTGCTGGCTGCCCGCCCCAAAACGCTGGCGGCGGCCGTCGCGCCCGTGCTCATGGGTACGGCCATGGCCTGGGCTGACGGCGGTTTTCACCTGCCCTCGGCGCTCTTTGCATTGATCGGCGCCCTGCTGATCCAGATCGGGACGAACTTCGCCAACGACTATGCCGACTACCTGAAGGGCGCCGATACGGCCACGCGCAAAGGACCGTTGCGGGTGACGGCGGCCGGGCTGGTGACGCCCGAGGCCATGCGGCGTGCCACCGCGCTGACGTTCGCGCTGGCCGTCGTGGCCGGCCTTTACCTGATCTGGCGGGGCGGCTGGCCCGTGCTGGCCATCGGGCTGCTTTCGATCCTGTTCGGCATCCTGTATACGAGCGGTCGCTATGCGCTGGCCTATCTGGGGCTGGGCGAGCTTTTCGTGCTCATCTTCTTCGGTCCGGTGGCCGTGGGCGGCACCTACTACGTGCAGACGCTCACGATCACGCAGGAAGTGCTGCTGATGGGCCTGGCGCCGGGGTTGATCTCGACGGGCATCCTGCTGGTGAACAACGTCCGGGACATCGAGGAAGACCGTCAGGCCGGCAAGCGGACGCCCGTGGTGCGCTTTGGGCGGGCGTTTGGCGTGGGACTCTATGCCTGCTGCCTGCTCGGCGCGTTGCTGCTTCCGGTCGTCTGGTATCTGTTCACCTACCGACATGGCGGGGCGATGGCCGTGCTGGCGCTGCTGCCGGCCAGCGTGCGCGCCATCCGGACGCTGGCGCTCGAGCGGGACGGTGCCGTGCTGAACGCGTTGCTGGCGGCCACCGGACGTCTGCTCCTGCTCTACAGCCTGCTGTTCTCGATTGGGTGGATCCTGACCTGA
- a CDS encoding xanthine dehydrogenase family protein molybdopterin-binding subunit, translating into MSGFDLWEYIEARRNPFKLSRRAFLKVGVAATGGLLVGGLVPRIGSGKEDDTPVELNPYVQVDPDGTVRIYVPKSEMGQGVRTSLAMLVAEELDADWAQVRVEQAPLDPKYGSLGTGGSSSVRTRWRELREAGAMARALLVEAAARRWGVDPARCRTEQGRVLHPNGREALPYGELAAEAARLEPPASVRLKDPASFRLIGRPQRGVDVPDIVTGRATYGIDVRVPGMLVASIEHCPYIGGRLLRYDDTAARQVPGVRAVVEVPALGSGVYRVRPGVAVIAENTWAAFRGRQALRIEWEPGDAERHSSAAYLEQMQAMAAEPGQVVGERGSVETALSQGSRRVEATYVLPFLAHAPMEPVNAVAHVEGDRCTIWAPTQTPEWAARGVAEVLGIPERNVRVFITLLGGGFGRRLMDDYAVEAAYLSKAVGTPVQVVWTREDDLQFDFYRPMAVHRIEAALDAEGRPLAWYHRLVSTSIRAALEGPDAPDQHRSEVGGADRLPYRVPNWRLEYRPFQSPIFRGWWRSVEHTHTAFAVESFIDELAAAAGRDPLAYRLELFDMEARSEGGGWAPPYEPARLRRVLELAAEKAGWGRRLPEGHGLGIACHWAFASYAAEVVEASVDDDGQVRVHRVVAVLDCGRVVNPSGAEAQVISGVLDGLWTALRAEIVLDGGRVVSSNFDNYPLLRQPEVPPVIEVHFVESEVDPTGLGEPPVPPVAPALANAIFAATGRRVRQLPIRPEMLRG; encoded by the coding sequence ATGAGTGGCTTCGACCTCTGGGAATACATCGAGGCGCGACGCAATCCATTCAAGCTCAGCCGTCGCGCGTTTTTGAAGGTGGGGGTGGCCGCTACGGGCGGACTGCTCGTCGGCGGACTGGTCCCGCGTATCGGCAGCGGGAAGGAAGACGATACCCCGGTCGAACTGAACCCGTACGTGCAGGTCGATCCGGACGGGACGGTACGCATCTACGTGCCCAAGTCGGAGATGGGCCAGGGTGTGCGCACCTCGCTGGCCATGCTGGTGGCCGAGGAGCTGGACGCCGACTGGGCGCAGGTGCGCGTGGAGCAGGCCCCGCTCGATCCGAAATACGGCAGCCTGGGAACGGGCGGCAGTAGCAGCGTGCGCACGCGCTGGCGGGAGCTGCGCGAGGCCGGCGCCATGGCCCGGGCGCTGCTCGTCGAGGCAGCCGCCCGGCGCTGGGGCGTCGATCCGGCCCGCTGTCGCACGGAGCAGGGACGGGTGTTGCACCCGAACGGGCGCGAGGCACTGCCCTATGGCGAACTGGCCGCCGAGGCGGCCCGCCTGGAGCCGCCGGCTTCGGTGCGTCTGAAAGACCCGGCCAGCTTTCGGCTGATCGGGCGGCCTCAGCGCGGCGTGGACGTTCCCGACATCGTCACGGGACGGGCCACCTACGGCATTGATGTGCGCGTGCCGGGTATGCTCGTGGCCAGCATCGAGCACTGTCCGTACATTGGCGGACGGCTGCTGCGCTACGACGATACGGCCGCCCGTCAGGTGCCGGGCGTGCGTGCCGTCGTCGAGGTGCCGGCGCTCGGATCGGGCGTCTACCGGGTGCGGCCGGGCGTGGCGGTAATCGCCGAAAACACCTGGGCGGCCTTCCGGGGGCGGCAGGCGCTGCGCATCGAGTGGGAACCGGGCGACGCCGAACGGCACAGCTCGGCGGCTTACCTGGAGCAAATGCAGGCCATGGCCGCCGAACCGGGTCAGGTCGTGGGCGAGCGCGGTTCGGTCGAAACGGCCCTGTCGCAGGGAAGCCGCCGCGTCGAAGCGACCTACGTGCTGCCCTTCCTGGCGCATGCGCCCATGGAGCCGGTCAATGCGGTGGCGCACGTCGAAGGCGACCGTTGCACGATCTGGGCACCTACGCAGACGCCCGAATGGGCGGCCCGGGGCGTTGCCGAGGTGCTGGGCATCCCCGAGCGCAACGTGCGCGTCTTCATCACGCTGCTGGGGGGTGGTTTCGGTCGGCGGCTCATGGACGATTACGCCGTCGAAGCGGCCTATCTCTCGAAAGCCGTGGGCACGCCCGTGCAGGTGGTCTGGACCCGCGAGGACGATCTGCAATTCGATTTCTACCGGCCCATGGCCGTGCACCGCATCGAGGCGGCGCTCGACGCCGAGGGCAGGCCGCTGGCCTGGTACCATCGACTGGTGTCTACATCGATCCGGGCGGCGCTGGAGGGGCCCGATGCGCCCGATCAGCACCGCTCGGAAGTCGGCGGGGCGGACCGGTTGCCCTATCGCGTGCCGAACTGGCGCCTGGAGTACCGCCCGTTCCAGAGTCCGATCTTTCGCGGCTGGTGGCGCTCGGTCGAGCACACGCACACGGCTTTTGCCGTCGAAAGCTTCATCGACGAGCTGGCGGCGGCCGCCGGACGCGATCCGCTGGCCTATCGCTTGGAGCTGTTCGACATGGAGGCGCGAAGCGAAGGAGGCGGCTGGGCACCCCCTTACGAGCCGGCCCGCCTGCGGCGCGTGCTGGAACTGGCGGCCGAGAAGGCCGGCTGGGGACGCCGGCTGCCCGAAGGCCACGGGCTGGGCATCGCCTGCCACTGGGCATTTGCCAGCTATGCGGCGGAGGTGGTCGAAGCCTCCGTGGACGACGACGGTCAGGTGCGCGTGCATCGCGTCGTGGCCGTGCTGGACTGCGGCCGCGTCGTCAACCCGAGCGGGGCCGAGGCGCAGGTGATCAGCGGGGTGCTCGATGGCCTGTGGACAGCGCTTCGGGCCGAGATCGTGCTGGACGGCGGCCGGGTCGTCTCGTCCAACTTCGACAATTATCCGCTTTTGCGACAGCCTGAGGTGCCGCCGGTGATCGAAGTCCACTTTGTGGAGAGCGAGGTGGATCCGACCGGCCTGGGCGAACCGCCCGTGCCCCCTGTGGCGCCCGCGCTGGCCAACGCAATCTTTGCCGCCACAGGCCGCCGCGTACGGCAGCTACCCATCCGGCCCGAAATGCTCCGCGGCTGA
- the menD gene encoding 2-succinyl-5-enolpyruvyl-6-hydroxy-3-cyclohexene-1-carboxylic-acid synthase, which translates to MSFDVRNQQYWADRLIDELVRCGVTHFYIAPGSRSTPLVTAVARHPEARAIVHYDERGTAFLALGYGRATGRPAAWITTSGTAVANGFPAVVEASQDEIPLLLLTADRPPELRDTGANQTIDQVKLFGSYVRWHFELPVPDPDLDMALVQTTIAQAVYRSVRPPAGPVHLNCPFREPLIPAPGALPPLEAAGAPRTRYVAPVMAPDPQAVAELAAMLRSVARGLIVAGRLRTVEAAAAVEKLAERLGWPLLPDVTSGLRLGEGAFPRVPFAELLLAEPERAARMLQPEVVLHVGGRFVSKRLLQFVQAARLRAYVHVHDSPIRLDPAHRVTLRLEADVARTCAALCEALPEATEPSPWAWRWKQADEAVRERLQQQFQTEELAEPDVAWHLARWMPSTHGLVLASSLPVRLVHAWAAPDGARPPVAANRGASGIDGTVATAAGFALGLARPVTLLIGDLALLHDLNSLALLRERPVVVVALNNDGGGIFSFLPIARHAEVFEPFFGTPHGLQFAHAARLFGLNYEAPRTLTELAQAYRAACARPSATLIEVRTERARTHARWQELEAALADLREAFYEPLSS; encoded by the coding sequence TTGAGCTTCGACGTTCGTAACCAGCAATACTGGGCCGATCGGCTCATTGACGAGCTGGTGCGCTGCGGTGTGACGCACTTCTACATCGCGCCCGGCTCGCGCTCCACGCCGCTGGTCACGGCGGTGGCCCGCCACCCGGAAGCCCGCGCCATCGTCCACTACGACGAACGGGGCACGGCCTTTCTGGCGCTGGGCTACGGCCGCGCTACCGGACGCCCCGCCGCCTGGATCACCACTTCGGGGACGGCCGTCGCCAACGGCTTTCCCGCCGTCGTCGAAGCCAGCCAGGACGAAATCCCGCTGCTGCTGCTCACGGCCGACCGTCCGCCGGAGCTGCGCGACACGGGCGCCAATCAGACGATCGATCAGGTCAAGCTCTTCGGAAGCTACGTGCGCTGGCACTTCGAGCTGCCCGTGCCCGACCCCGATCTGGACATGGCGCTGGTGCAGACCACGATAGCTCAGGCCGTTTATCGAAGCGTGCGGCCGCCGGCCGGCCCCGTGCATCTGAACTGTCCGTTCCGTGAGCCGCTGATTCCAGCACCCGGCGCGCTTCCTCCGCTTGAAGCCGCCGGGGCGCCTCGCACGCGCTATGTGGCGCCCGTCATGGCGCCCGATCCGCAAGCTGTCGCCGAGCTGGCCGCCATGCTGCGGTCCGTGGCGCGTGGATTGATCGTGGCGGGCAGGCTGCGCACGGTCGAAGCGGCGGCTGCCGTCGAGAAGCTGGCCGAACGTCTGGGCTGGCCGCTATTGCCCGACGTGACCTCCGGGCTGCGGCTGGGCGAGGGAGCCTTCCCGCGAGTGCCGTTTGCCGAGCTGCTGCTGGCCGAGCCGGAGCGGGCGGCCCGCATGCTGCAGCCGGAAGTCGTGCTGCACGTGGGCGGGCGCTTCGTCTCCAAACGCCTGCTGCAATTCGTGCAGGCCGCCCGGCTACGCGCGTACGTCCACGTGCACGACAGTCCGATCCGGCTCGACCCGGCGCATCGCGTGACGCTTCGGCTGGAGGCGGACGTCGCCCGCACCTGCGCGGCGCTGTGCGAGGCGTTGCCGGAGGCGACCGAGCCATCCCCCTGGGCGTGGCGCTGGAAGCAGGCCGACGAAGCCGTTCGGGAACGGCTGCAGCAGCAATTCCAGACGGAGGAGCTTGCCGAGCCGGACGTCGCCTGGCATCTGGCCCGGTGGATGCCCTCCACGCACGGGCTGGTGCTGGCCAGCAGCCTGCCCGTGCGGCTCGTACACGCCTGGGCCGCACCCGACGGCGCCCGACCGCCGGTGGCCGCCAACCGGGGCGCCAGCGGCATCGACGGCACGGTGGCCACGGCGGCCGGCTTTGCGCTGGGACTGGCGCGCCCCGTCACGCTGCTCATCGGCGATCTGGCGCTGCTGCACGATCTGAACAGCCTGGCACTGCTGCGCGAACGGCCCGTCGTGGTGGTGGCATTGAACAACGACGGCGGGGGTATCTTTTCATTTCTACCGATTGCCCGCCATGCCGAAGTGTTCGAACCGTTCTTCGGGACGCCGCACGGCCTGCAGTTCGCGCACGCGGCCCGTCTGTTCGGTCTGAACTACGAGGCCCCCCGGACGCTGACGGAACTGGCGCAGGCCTATCGGGCCGCCTGCGCGCGTCCGAGCGCTACGTTGATCGAAGTGCGCACCGAGCGCGCCCGCACCCACGCCCGCTGGCAGGAGCTGGAAGCGGCGCTGGCCGACCTGCGCGAAGCCTTCTACGAGCCGCTCAGCTCCTGA
- the menE gene encoding o-succinylbenzoate--CoA ligase has product MSSRETVCPLFRWSRETPDRPLVRLPSGPIMAAALEERVRRAVARLRTEGVGSGDRIGLWLDDPVATLTILLALWRLRAVACLLSTRLPAAGLEAPIRQVGLQALITDRPCATTLLCWHPEALQDAPPTAPEAPPRLAMEQHATVFFTSGSTGAPKGVLHTIGNLIDSARGVAAHLHLQPGDRWLLVLPLYHVGGMGVLMRCLLVGAEVVIPERREPLGRALVHYAPTHVSLVHTQLWRLLRDTEGPPPRTLRAVLLGGSAIPEEVLQEGAARGWPLHTSYGLTEMASTVTATPPGASLELLRTSGRVLPYRELTIGPDGSILVRGPVRFVGYLENGRLRRPFDEAGWFDTGDLGWLDEAGYLHVEGRRDNRFISGGENIQPEAIERALLRLPGVAEAVVVPVPDPEFGERPAAFVRTEEKRWEPDRWRAELRRALPGFMVPVAFWPWPALPDGGIKASRRLLKEEARRRWSPAEREDR; this is encoded by the coding sequence ATGTCGTCGCGTGAGACAGTCTGCCCGCTGTTTCGCTGGAGCCGGGAGACGCCGGACCGTCCGCTGGTGCGGCTCCCGTCCGGGCCGATCATGGCGGCCGCGCTGGAGGAACGGGTCCGGCGTGCCGTCGCGCGTCTTCGGACCGAAGGTGTGGGATCGGGGGATCGGATCGGGCTCTGGCTGGACGATCCCGTCGCCACGCTGACGATCCTGCTGGCGCTCTGGCGCCTGCGGGCCGTGGCCTGTCTGCTGAGCACACGCCTGCCGGCCGCCGGGCTCGAAGCTCCGATCCGCCAGGTCGGTCTGCAGGCATTGATCACCGATCGGCCGTGCGCGACGACGTTGCTCTGCTGGCACCCGGAGGCGCTGCAGGACGCGCCACCGACTGCTCCGGAAGCACCGCCCCGGCTGGCCATGGAGCAGCACGCCACCGTCTTTTTCACCTCAGGCAGTACCGGCGCGCCCAAAGGGGTGCTGCACACGATCGGCAACCTCATCGACAGCGCGCGTGGGGTGGCGGCGCATCTGCATCTGCAGCCGGGCGATCGGTGGCTGCTGGTGCTGCCGCTCTATCATGTGGGCGGCATGGGGGTGCTCATGCGCTGTCTGCTGGTCGGTGCGGAAGTCGTGATTCCGGAGCGACGGGAGCCGCTCGGCCGGGCGCTGGTGCACTATGCGCCCACGCACGTTTCGCTGGTGCATACGCAACTCTGGCGGCTGCTGCGCGACACCGAAGGGCCGCCGCCCCGGACGCTCCGGGCGGTGTTGCTGGGCGGCAGCGCCATCCCGGAGGAGGTGCTGCAGGAGGGGGCGGCGCGGGGCTGGCCGCTGCATACCAGCTACGGCCTGACCGAAATGGCTTCGACCGTCACGGCTACGCCGCCCGGTGCTTCGCTGGAGTTGCTGCGAACCTCCGGACGCGTGCTGCCCTATCGGGAGCTGACGATCGGCCCGGACGGGTCCATCCTGGTGCGCGGGCCGGTGCGGTTTGTCGGCTATCTGGAAAACGGTCGGCTGCGCCGACCCTTCGACGAGGCCGGCTGGTTCGACACGGGCGATCTGGGATGGCTGGACGAAGCAGGCTACCTGCACGTCGAAGGGCGGCGCGACAACCGGTTCATCTCCGGTGGCGAAAACATTCAGCCCGAAGCGATCGAGCGCGCTCTGCTGCGCCTTCCCGGCGTTGCCGAGGCCGTCGTCGTACCCGTGCCCGATCCGGAATTCGGCGAGCGTCCGGCCGCCTTCGTGCGAACAGAGGAGAAGCGGTGGGAGCCCGACCGCTGGCGCGCGGAGCTGCGCCGGGCGCTGCCGGGTTTCATGGTGCCGGTGGCGTTCTGGCCCTGGCCCGCGTTGCCGGACGGAGGCATCAAGGCTTCTCGACGGCTTCTGAAAGAAGAAGCCCGACGGCGCTGGTCTCCGGCCGAAAGGGAAGACAGGTGA
- a CDS encoding isochorismate synthase, producing MRRMDPSAVEGALPVCAPEELPRVLGSRIRRALRQPTAEIVQLRCPVAPLDLLAWLAAQPEPVRFYWADRENAEAVAALGAVLLHEATHPLTREAIAPVEDRLRRADPGVRFYGGGRFDSRAPVAPHWEPFGAGRFWLPRFELRREANRYWLICNLVSELDREHPEAVIEALEKLRWPEVPLTPELPLPLDRRDTPDQTGWTRNVERALDAFRRGQMEKVVLARQVQYAFGEVLDGLALLQRLQEATPGCFHFYYQPEPGMAFLGASPERLFRRADGHVWSEAVAGTRPRGRTEADDARLAAELLQSEKDRREQYYVQQSIVEELRPLCEALDADPQLSEMTLARGRHLYTGIRGRLRPNVPTGALLEALHPTPAVGGYPRAAAMEAIRTWEPFDRGWYTGPIGWLGADAAEFAVAIRCGLVAGRHLYLYSGAGIVEGSVPALEWDEIEHKISDFVNVLGLELRRS from the coding sequence ATGAGGCGCATGGATCCATCGGCGGTGGAAGGGGCGTTGCCCGTATGTGCCCCGGAGGAGCTGCCCCGGGTGCTGGGGAGCCGCATCCGGCGGGCCCTGCGTCAGCCCACCGCGGAAATTGTCCAACTGCGCTGTCCCGTCGCGCCGCTCGATCTGCTGGCTTGGCTGGCCGCCCAGCCGGAGCCTGTCAGATTCTACTGGGCCGATCGTGAAAACGCCGAGGCCGTGGCCGCACTGGGTGCGGTTCTGCTGCACGAAGCCACGCATCCGCTTACCCGCGAGGCGATCGCGCCCGTGGAAGACCGACTCCGACGGGCCGACCCTGGTGTGCGGTTTTACGGCGGAGGACGTTTCGACAGCCGGGCGCCGGTGGCACCGCACTGGGAACCGTTCGGTGCCGGGCGCTTCTGGCTTCCCCGCTTCGAACTCCGGCGCGAAGCGAACCGCTACTGGCTGATCTGCAACCTGGTGTCCGAACTGGATCGGGAGCACCCTGAAGCAGTGATCGAAGCGCTGGAGAAGCTTCGCTGGCCCGAGGTGCCGCTGACTCCCGAGCTGCCATTGCCGCTGGATCGCCGGGACACGCCGGATCAGACGGGCTGGACGCGCAACGTCGAGCGTGCGCTGGACGCCTTCCGCCGGGGTCAGATGGAAAAAGTCGTACTGGCCCGTCAGGTACAGTACGCTTTTGGCGAGGTGCTCGATGGACTGGCCCTGCTGCAGCGCTTGCAGGAAGCCACGCCGGGCTGCTTCCACTTTTACTACCAGCCTGAGCCTGGAATGGCCTTTCTGGGCGCCTCGCCGGAGCGGCTGTTCCGACGCGCCGACGGGCACGTCTGGAGCGAGGCCGTCGCCGGCACCCGTCCCCGTGGCCGCACGGAAGCCGACGACGCCCGGCTGGCCGCCGAGCTGCTCCAGAGCGAAAAAGATCGGCGCGAGCAGTATTACGTCCAGCAGAGCATCGTCGAAGAGCTGCGGCCGCTGTGCGAGGCGCTGGACGCCGATCCGCAGCTTTCCGAAATGACGCTGGCCCGCGGGCGGCATCTGTACACGGGCATTCGCGGGCGACTGCGGCCCAATGTGCCTACCGGCGCGTTGCTGGAGGCCTTGCATCCCACGCCGGCCGTCGGCGGCTACCCGCGGGCTGCGGCCATGGAGGCCATCCGCACCTGGGAGCCGTTCGACCGTGGCTGGTACACCGGTCCCATCGGCTGGCTGGGCGCCGACGCGGCCGAATTTGCCGTGGCCATTCGCTGCGGACTGGTGGCCGGACGCCATCTGTATCTTTATTCCGGCGCCGGAATCGTGGAGGGTTCGGTGCCGGCGCTGGAGTGGGACGAGATCGAACACAAGATCAGTGATTTTGTGAACGTGCTGGGCCTTGAGCTTCGACGTTCGTAA